In Paraburkholderia sprentiae WSM5005, a genomic segment contains:
- a CDS encoding carbohydrate ABC transporter permease codes for MSHTAVRRLPAARHRRVSTTRRHQHRAAFFFLLPGCALFALCVIYPIISSISLSFYHWDGMTPKTFAGLANYVELFQSDTFYTALKNNLIWLALFLLAPPLGLLFALYLNQHVRGMRVVKSLFFAPFVLSGVVVGLVFSWFYDPTFGLLRLIVGRGIPVLGDPHTVTFGIIFAALWPQAPFCMILYLTGLTGINPEVVEAARMEGAQGLRLLWHVILPQLRPATFMAVVLTVIGALRSFDLIAVMSGGGPFDSSTVLAYFMYDQAIKYYREGYSAAIAVVLFAIMLVYIVFHLRRMLREER; via the coding sequence ATGTCTCATACCGCAGTGCGCCGCCTGCCCGCGGCGCGGCACCGTCGCGTCTCGACGACGCGCCGTCATCAGCATCGCGCCGCGTTTTTCTTTCTGCTGCCGGGCTGCGCGTTATTCGCGCTGTGCGTGATCTATCCGATCATCAGCAGCATTTCGCTGAGCTTCTACCACTGGGACGGCATGACGCCGAAGACCTTCGCGGGTCTCGCCAATTACGTCGAGCTGTTCCAGTCCGATACCTTCTACACGGCGCTGAAGAACAATCTGATCTGGCTCGCGCTGTTTCTGCTCGCGCCGCCTTTGGGTCTGCTGTTCGCGCTTTATCTGAACCAGCATGTGCGCGGCATGCGTGTCGTGAAGTCGCTGTTTTTCGCGCCCTTCGTGTTGTCGGGTGTCGTGGTGGGTCTCGTCTTCAGCTGGTTCTACGACCCGACGTTCGGGCTGCTGCGCTTGATCGTCGGCCGTGGCATTCCGGTGCTCGGTGATCCCCACACGGTCACGTTCGGCATCATCTTCGCCGCGCTGTGGCCGCAGGCGCCGTTCTGCATGATCCTGTATCTGACCGGGCTCACCGGTATCAATCCCGAAGTGGTCGAGGCCGCGCGCATGGAAGGCGCGCAAGGGCTACGACTGCTGTGGCACGTGATCCTGCCGCAATTGCGGCCTGCCACCTTCATGGCGGTGGTGCTGACCGTGATCGGCGCGCTGCGCAGCTTCGATCTGATCGCGGTGATGAGTGGCGGCGGTCCGTTCGACAGTTCCACCGTGCTCGCCTATTTCATGTACGACCAGGCGATCAAGTATTACCGCGAAGGCTATTCCGCCGCGATTGCGGTCGTGCTGTTCGCGATCATGCTCGTCTATATCGTGTTCCATCTGCGCCGCATGCTGCGCGAGGAACGCTGA
- a CDS encoding ABC transporter substrate-binding protein, giving the protein MIALRLRRFAQVSIAAAVVAGALGSAAVDAATLNVNVSARGNQRSTWQDAFDQFKKANPDIDLKITYVTEEAYKVQMGGWLATDPPDVVSWHDGERMAYYAQRGLLEDLSSDWAKNGWSQQYASVKEASTYKGKQYAAPLGYDAYGFFYRKDLFEKAGIKSEPKTWDELLEANKKLKAIGVAPIAVAARDSWTLAAWFDYLDLRINGNEFHQKLMAGEIPYTDPRVKKVYTTWKTLLDNHDFIENALSYDVDSIGPILNNGKAAMMLMGTFFSASFPPSIKDQIGFFRFPVIDANVPMAEDGPVNVLLVPAKAKNKADARKLLAFMETPKINAELAKGWGTLPSNSQAAPPEDAISKVGFQTLANTKGGIAQFYDRDMQKEMADEGMKGMQQFYSDPSQLDSVLARLEATRKRIYQK; this is encoded by the coding sequence ATGATCGCTCTTCGCCTTCGCCGTTTTGCACAGGTGTCGATCGCCGCGGCCGTGGTGGCCGGCGCGCTCGGCAGCGCCGCAGTCGACGCGGCCACGCTGAACGTCAACGTATCGGCGCGTGGTAATCAGCGCTCGACCTGGCAGGACGCATTCGACCAGTTCAAGAAAGCCAATCCCGACATCGACCTGAAAATCACCTACGTGACGGAGGAAGCGTACAAGGTGCAGATGGGCGGCTGGCTCGCCACCGATCCGCCTGACGTCGTGTCGTGGCACGACGGCGAACGGATGGCCTATTACGCGCAACGCGGTCTGCTCGAGGATCTGAGCTCGGACTGGGCGAAGAACGGCTGGTCGCAGCAGTATGCGTCGGTCAAGGAAGCGTCGACGTACAAGGGCAAGCAGTATGCGGCGCCGCTTGGCTATGACGCGTACGGCTTCTTCTATCGCAAGGATCTGTTCGAGAAGGCCGGCATCAAGAGCGAGCCTAAAACGTGGGACGAACTGCTCGAAGCGAACAAGAAGCTGAAGGCGATCGGCGTCGCGCCGATCGCGGTGGCCGCGCGCGATAGCTGGACGCTGGCCGCCTGGTTCGACTATCTCGATCTGCGCATCAACGGCAACGAATTCCACCAGAAGCTGATGGCCGGCGAAATTCCATACACCGATCCGCGCGTGAAGAAGGTCTACACGACGTGGAAGACCCTGCTCGACAATCACGACTTCATCGAGAACGCGCTGTCGTACGACGTCGATTCGATCGGCCCGATCCTCAACAACGGCAAAGCCGCGATGATGCTGATGGGCACCTTCTTTTCGGCGAGCTTCCCGCCGTCGATTAAAGATCAGATCGGCTTTTTCCGCTTCCCGGTGATCGACGCAAATGTGCCGATGGCCGAGGATGGTCCCGTCAACGTACTGCTGGTTCCGGCAAAGGCAAAGAACAAGGCCGACGCGCGCAAGCTGCTAGCGTTCATGGAGACGCCGAAGATCAACGCCGAACTTGCGAAGGGCTGGGGAACCTTGCCGTCGAACAGCCAGGCGGCGCCGCCTGAAGATGCGATTTCGAAGGTCGGCTTCCAGACGCTCGCGAACACGAAGGGCGGCATCGCGCAGTTCTACGATCGCGATATGCAAAAGGAAATGGCCGACGAAGGCATGAAGGGCATGCAGCAGTTCTATAGCGATCCGTCGCAACTCGACAGCGTGCTCGCTCGTCTCGAAGCGACGCGCAAGCGCATCTACCAGAAGTAA
- a CDS encoding ABC transporter ATP-binding protein, with translation MATIRLSDVQKAYGDHPPVVRRVNLEIEQHEFCVFLGPSGCGKSTLLRMIAGLEDLSEGELHIGGRLVNDVPAAERGVAMVFQSYALFPHMTVFDNMAFGLKLAKQPKDVIERKVREAARILQLDGLLERHPKALSGGQRQRVAIGRAIVREPGVFLFDEPLSNLDAALRGQTRVEIARLHQRFANASVVYVTHDQVEAMTLADRIVLLHAGADAERFGSIAQSGAPLELYHHPTSRFVAGFIGSPRMNFIEATVESIEPARVTVALAAGADKLVAHVDGQRLQRGQRVTLGVRPEHLRLDGEEQFIQCSTVLSERLGEHSYIHADHAGGTLIAKAPGDTPLGAGARIRVHVPPAACHLFDEQGLALRRSTFEPERVAA, from the coding sequence ATGGCGACGATTCGTTTGAGTGATGTGCAAAAAGCCTACGGCGATCATCCGCCGGTGGTCCGACGCGTAAATCTGGAAATCGAACAGCACGAGTTTTGCGTGTTTCTTGGCCCCTCGGGCTGCGGCAAGTCGACGTTACTACGGATGATCGCCGGTCTCGAAGACCTGAGTGAAGGCGAACTGCATATCGGCGGGCGACTGGTCAACGATGTCCCGGCCGCCGAGCGCGGCGTCGCGATGGTGTTCCAGAGCTACGCGCTGTTTCCGCACATGACCGTGTTCGACAACATGGCATTCGGATTGAAGCTCGCGAAGCAGCCGAAGGACGTGATCGAACGCAAGGTGCGCGAAGCCGCGCGGATTCTGCAACTGGACGGTCTGCTCGAGCGTCATCCGAAAGCGCTGTCGGGCGGGCAGCGGCAGCGCGTCGCGATCGGCCGCGCGATCGTGCGCGAGCCGGGCGTGTTTCTGTTCGACGAGCCGCTATCGAATCTCGATGCCGCGCTGCGCGGCCAGACGCGCGTCGAAATCGCGCGTCTGCATCAGCGCTTCGCGAACGCGAGCGTCGTCTATGTGACGCACGACCAGGTCGAAGCGATGACGCTCGCCGATCGCATCGTGCTGCTGCATGCGGGCGCGGATGCGGAGCGCTTCGGCAGCATCGCGCAGAGCGGTGCGCCGCTCGAGCTGTATCACCATCCGACGTCGCGCTTCGTCGCGGGCTTTATCGGCTCGCCGCGGATGAACTTCATCGAGGCGACTGTCGAATCGATCGAGCCGGCACGCGTAACGGTGGCGCTTGCGGCGGGCGCGGACAAGCTGGTCGCGCACGTCGATGGGCAACGGTTGCAACGCGGCCAGCGCGTCACGCTCGGCGTGCGCCCCGAGCATCTGCGGCTCGACGGCGAAGAGCAGTTCATTCAGTGTTCAACCGTGCTGTCGGAGAGGCTGGGCGAGCACAGCTATATTCATGCGGACCATGCGGGCGGCACCTTGATCGCGAAGGCGCCCGGCGATACGCCGCTCGGCGCGGGCGCGCGCATCCGCGTGCATGTTCCGCCGGCTGCTTGCCATCTGTTCGACGAACAGGGACTCGCGCTGCGGCGTAGCACGTTCGAACCGGAACGCGTGGCCGCCTGA
- a CDS encoding LacI family DNA-binding transcriptional regulator: MVTLSEVAKRAQVTAATVSNVLRNREKVRPETAERVLQAIAELGYRPNLNARALAEGRSSTLALMLSNISNPFYPEFVLAAERTARKTGHFLMVCNTDDDAEIGRAYLNQIAGTLADGVLVMNTDITINDLCASATHSAPILLAMWEHPESPPALPCIAVDFARAGELAARHLLGLGHREIGLLIGDGCGGLQDARSNGFRAAMRAAGIEADAAAVLQIRDSIDAGFAACMELMANRPQLSAIFATNDLLAIGAIQALITLGRSVPDDVSVIGITDIQLAHQVHPALTTVAIQTAAVAQLSIESLIRLIQTPQRQPSMVLGPPPELVVRASTGPRKKR, translated from the coding sequence ATGGTCACGTTGTCCGAAGTCGCGAAACGCGCGCAGGTTACCGCCGCCACCGTCTCCAACGTGCTTCGCAATCGCGAGAAAGTCCGCCCGGAAACGGCAGAGCGTGTGCTGCAGGCCATCGCCGAGCTCGGCTATCGGCCGAACCTGAATGCGCGCGCGCTCGCCGAAGGGCGTTCGTCGACGCTCGCGCTGATGCTGTCGAATATCTCGAACCCGTTTTACCCGGAGTTCGTGCTGGCCGCCGAGCGCACGGCACGCAAGACCGGCCATTTCCTGATGGTTTGCAATACCGACGACGATGCGGAAATCGGCCGCGCGTATCTGAACCAGATTGCCGGCACGCTCGCCGACGGCGTGCTCGTGATGAACACCGACATCACGATCAACGACCTGTGCGCGTCGGCCACGCATAGCGCGCCGATTCTGCTCGCCATGTGGGAGCACCCGGAGTCGCCGCCCGCGCTACCGTGCATCGCGGTCGACTTCGCGCGCGCGGGCGAGCTGGCCGCGCGGCATCTGCTCGGACTCGGCCATCGCGAGATCGGCTTGCTGATCGGAGACGGCTGCGGCGGTTTGCAGGACGCGCGCTCGAACGGTTTTCGCGCGGCGATGCGCGCGGCCGGCATCGAAGCCGACGCGGCCGCGGTGCTGCAGATTCGCGATTCGATTGACGCCGGCTTCGCCGCCTGCATGGAGCTGATGGCGAACCGCCCGCAACTGAGCGCGATCTTCGCGACCAACGACCTGCTCGCGATCGGCGCGATCCAGGCGTTGATCACGCTCGGCCGTTCGGTGCCCGACGATGTGTCGGTGATCGGCATCACCGACATTCAACTCGCGCATCAGGTGCATCCCGCGCTGACGACGGTAGCCATTCAAACCGCGGCTGTCGCGCAGTTATCGATCGAGAGTCTGATCCGTTTGATCCAGACGCCGCAGCGGCAGCCGTCGATGGTGCTCGGGCCGCCGCCCGAGCTCGTCGTGCGCGCATCGACGGGACCGCGCAAGAAGCGGTAA
- a CDS encoding 4-hydroxythreonine-4-phosphate dehydrogenase PdxA yields MKPRIAVLLGDPAGIGPELIARLFAQQANRARAELLIIGDRRELETGMKIAQQRFDYDVVEDAQAAFEGDGVPSLLDFRLPGEQPFERAVATERGGRYSLAAFKQALALTQSNFTQGMLFAPVNKTSLHLAGMETGDEMEWFAKQLGYTGGFCEFNVLDELWTSRVTSHIALKDVSAKLSEERIVGAVQLIHDGLKRAGHPYPRIAVCGFNPHNGDNGAFGREEIDVIAPAVEAARKLGYDAQGPFPADTIFVRARDQKAFDGVVTMYHDQGQIAMKLMGFWRGVTVHGGLPIPIATPAHGTAFDIHGQGKADVGATQKAFDIVTRMATQRVS; encoded by the coding sequence ATGAAGCCACGCATCGCAGTACTTCTTGGCGACCCCGCCGGCATCGGCCCCGAGCTGATCGCACGTCTGTTCGCGCAGCAGGCGAACCGGGCGCGCGCGGAGCTGTTGATCATCGGCGACCGGCGCGAGCTGGAGACCGGCATGAAGATCGCGCAGCAGCGTTTCGATTACGACGTGGTCGAGGATGCGCAGGCCGCGTTTGAAGGCGACGGCGTGCCGTCGCTGCTCGATTTCCGGCTGCCCGGCGAGCAGCCGTTCGAACGCGCGGTGGCGACCGAGCGCGGCGGCCGCTACAGTCTCGCCGCCTTCAAACAGGCGCTCGCGCTAACGCAAAGCAACTTCACGCAAGGCATGCTGTTCGCGCCGGTCAACAAGACCTCGCTGCATCTGGCCGGCATGGAAACCGGCGACGAGATGGAATGGTTCGCGAAGCAGCTCGGCTACACAGGCGGCTTCTGCGAGTTCAACGTGCTCGACGAGCTGTGGACGTCGCGCGTGACCTCGCATATCGCGTTGAAGGACGTCAGCGCGAAGTTGTCGGAGGAGCGCATCGTGGGTGCGGTGCAGCTGATTCACGACGGCCTGAAGCGCGCGGGCCATCCGTATCCGCGTATCGCGGTGTGTGGTTTCAATCCGCACAACGGCGACAACGGCGCGTTCGGTCGCGAGGAGATCGACGTGATCGCGCCGGCCGTTGAAGCCGCACGCAAGCTCGGCTACGACGCGCAGGGACCGTTTCCGGCCGACACGATCTTCGTGCGCGCGCGGGACCAGAAGGCGTTCGACGGCGTCGTCACGATGTATCACGACCAAGGCCAGATTGCGATGAAGCTGATGGGTTTCTGGCGCGGCGTGACCGTGCATGGAGGCTTGCCGATTCCGATCGCGACGCCCGCGCACGGCACCGCTTTCGACATTCACGGTCAGGGCAAGGCCGACGTCGGCGCGACGCAGAAGGCGTTCGACATCGTCACGCGCATGGCGACGCAGCGCGTGAGCTAA
- a CDS encoding L-rhamnonate dehydratase — protein sequence MKIKHIRTRVFEWKGKVVPPQSHFCTNAVDILYERGDAMGSFRFHGWLVVEVECDDGTVGIGNCALAPRIAKQIIDEYLAPIAIGEDPFDNEYIWQKMYRRTLAWGRKGIGMAAISALDIALWDIMGKAVNKPVFKLLGGRTKEKIGCYASKLYNNDDRDAFLGEAQGYLDSGFTAMKMRFGYGPKDGPKGMAKNIEQVRLLRELVGDEVDIMLECYMGWTLEYARRMLPRLTEFNPRWIEEPVIGDDIEGYQELKKMNLMPVSGGEHEFTSYGFKDLLERRAIDVIQYDTNRVGGITAARKINAMAEAWSVPVIPHAGQMHNYHLTMASTASPMSEFFPVFDVEVGNELFYYIFEGEPQPENGYLQLSDDVPGLGITLSDKYLADFNIVE from the coding sequence ATGAAAATCAAGCATATCCGTACGCGCGTTTTCGAGTGGAAAGGCAAGGTCGTGCCGCCGCAATCGCATTTCTGCACGAACGCGGTCGATATTCTCTACGAGCGCGGCGATGCGATGGGTTCATTCCGCTTTCACGGCTGGCTCGTCGTCGAAGTCGAATGCGACGACGGCACCGTGGGTATCGGCAATTGCGCGCTCGCGCCGCGCATCGCGAAACAGATCATCGACGAATACCTCGCGCCGATCGCGATCGGCGAAGACCCGTTCGACAACGAATACATCTGGCAGAAGATGTATCGCCGCACGCTCGCATGGGGCCGCAAGGGCATCGGCATGGCGGCGATCTCCGCGCTCGATATCGCGCTGTGGGACATCATGGGCAAGGCCGTGAACAAGCCGGTGTTCAAGCTGCTGGGCGGGCGCACCAAAGAAAAGATCGGGTGCTATGCATCGAAGCTCTATAACAACGACGATCGCGATGCCTTCCTCGGCGAAGCGCAAGGCTATCTCGACAGCGGCTTCACCGCGATGAAGATGCGCTTCGGCTACGGTCCGAAAGACGGCCCGAAAGGCATGGCGAAAAACATCGAACAGGTGCGCCTGTTGCGCGAGCTGGTCGGCGACGAAGTCGACATCATGCTCGAATGCTATATGGGCTGGACGCTCGAATACGCGCGCAGAATGCTGCCGCGCCTCACCGAATTCAATCCGCGCTGGATCGAGGAACCGGTGATCGGCGACGACATCGAAGGCTATCAGGAACTCAAGAAGATGAATCTGATGCCGGTGTCGGGCGGCGAGCACGAGTTCACGAGCTATGGCTTCAAGGATCTGCTCGAACGCCGCGCGATCGACGTGATCCAGTACGACACGAACCGCGTGGGCGGCATCACGGCGGCGCGCAAGATCAATGCGATGGCCGAAGCGTGGTCGGTGCCGGTGATTCCGCACGCGGGACAAATGCATAACTATCACCTGACGATGGCGAGTACCGCGAGCCCGATGTCGGAGTTCTTCCCGGTGTTCGACGTCGAAGTGGGCAACGAATTGTTCTACTACATCTTCGAGGGCGAGCCGCAGCCGGAAAATGGCTATCTGCAACTGTCGGACGACGTGCCAGGCCTTGGCATCACGCTGAGCGACAAGTACCTCGCCGATTTCAACATCGTCGAATGA
- a CDS encoding MFS transporter: MTMTASPALDSAIAKARTRLLPFLILMYVLAFIDRANVGFAKNVLQADTGLSDAAFAFGAGIFFVGYALFEVPSNLLMYRFGARVWMSRIMVTWGIVSACTAFVDSATSFYVLRTLLGIAEAGFFPGIILFLSNWFPAKTRSQTMGMFYFGFPLALLLGSPISGLLLDAGNPFGMHPWQWLFVVEGLAASVVGVVAYFYLTDRPVQARWLDAEQRDALDHALRQEDRQKLAHGPASVLAALRDSRVLFCGLIYFAVQMSVYGVVFYLPTRIAGLTSGHVGVEVGLLSAIPWIAAIVGTFCVTRYADRHGHHRIWAAAMLALAAFGIAASAMTSSVALAIAAFCLAAIGFVCVQPLFWTLPTGYLGGAAAAGGIALINSIGNLGGFVAPNLKGLAERVTGSSQAGMFSLAVVGLIGALLLLSFRFTRAAHSVSHRKGPLGERTGH, from the coding sequence ATGACGATGACCGCGAGCCCCGCGCTCGATAGCGCAATTGCCAAAGCGCGCACGAGGCTGCTGCCTTTTCTGATCCTGATGTACGTGCTGGCGTTCATCGACCGCGCCAACGTCGGCTTCGCGAAGAACGTGCTGCAGGCCGACACCGGCCTGAGCGATGCCGCGTTCGCCTTCGGCGCCGGCATTTTCTTCGTCGGCTACGCGCTGTTCGAAGTGCCGAGCAATCTGCTGATGTACCGCTTTGGCGCGCGCGTCTGGATGAGCCGCATCATGGTCACGTGGGGCATCGTGTCCGCGTGCACCGCATTCGTCGACAGCGCAACGAGCTTCTATGTGCTGCGCACGCTGCTGGGCATCGCTGAAGCGGGTTTCTTCCCCGGCATCATCCTGTTCCTGTCGAACTGGTTTCCCGCCAAAACGCGCTCGCAGACGATGGGTATGTTCTATTTCGGCTTTCCGCTCGCGCTGCTGCTCGGCAGTCCGATCTCGGGTCTGCTGCTCGATGCGGGCAACCCGTTCGGTATGCATCCGTGGCAATGGCTGTTCGTCGTCGAAGGTCTGGCGGCGTCGGTGGTGGGTGTCGTCGCTTACTTCTATCTGACCGACCGGCCCGTGCAGGCGCGGTGGCTTGATGCCGAACAGCGTGACGCACTCGATCACGCGTTGCGCCAGGAAGACCGCCAGAAGCTCGCGCATGGTCCGGCTTCGGTGCTCGCAGCGCTGCGCGATTCGCGCGTGCTGTTCTGCGGGCTGATCTACTTCGCGGTTCAGATGAGCGTGTACGGCGTCGTGTTCTATCTGCCGACGCGCATCGCCGGGCTCACGAGCGGCCACGTCGGCGTCGAGGTGGGACTGCTGAGCGCGATCCCGTGGATCGCGGCGATCGTCGGTACGTTCTGCGTGACGCGCTACGCCGACCGCCACGGTCATCACCGGATCTGGGCCGCGGCGATGCTCGCGCTCGCGGCGTTCGGGATTGCGGCTTCGGCGATGACCTCGTCGGTCGCGCTGGCGATTGCCGCGTTCTGCTTGGCGGCTATCGGGTTCGTGTGCGTGCAGCCGCTGTTCTGGACGTTGCCGACCGGTTACCTGGGCGGCGCCGCCGCCGCCGGCGGCATCGCGTTGATCAATTCGATCGGCAATCTCGGCGGTTTCGTCGCGCCGAATCTGAAAGGGCTGGCCGAGCGCGTCACGGGCTCGTCGCAGGCAGGCATGTTCTCGCTCGCGGTAGTGGGACTGATCGGCGCATTACTGCTGCTGAGCTTCCGCTTCACTCGTGCCGCCCATTCCGTCTCTCATCGCAAGGGCCCGCTCGGCGAACGCACGGGCCACTGA